In Chloroflexia bacterium SDU3-3, the genomic stretch CACGGTGGCGTGTGGCCTGTGTCTCTGCGATGTGTTCCAGTACCTGCATCAGCATCAGCCGCCGATCATCTTTCGCGATCTGAAGCCGGGCAACGTGATTATCGAATCGCATCGCGCGGTGGAGGAGATGCCCGCCGACCCAACGTCGCTTCAGCTCAAGCTGATCGACTTTGGCATCGCGCGCCTGTTCAAGCCCGAGCAGTCGGCAGACACCATGATCGTGGGAACGCCTGGCTACGCCGCCCCCGAGCAGTACGGCCACGGCCAGACCGATACCCGCAGCGACATCTACAGCCTCGGTGCCACCCTGCACCACCTGGCCAGCGGCCAGCCGCCTGCGGGTCTCTTCCTGCCCGGCCTGCCCGAGATCCGCCCCGATGTGTCCCCGGCCCTGGCGCGCGTGGTTGCGCGCGCCACCGCGCTCAAGCCCGAGGAGCGCTACCAGTCGATCGACCACCTGCGCCGCGATCTTGTGGCGGTCGCGAGCGCACCCTACTACCCCGCGGCCACCGTGCGCCTCACGCCGCGCCCCACCGTGCCGCTGCTGCCCAGCACCCAGCCGCCACCGCAGCCCGCCTCTTCGATGCCGGCGATGCTGGTGCTGATCGTGGTGGTGATCGTGGGGGTCGTGGGCGGGGCGGGTGCGCTGATCGCGGCCTGGGGCGGCCAGCGCTCTGCGGGCGGCGCGATGCTGCCTAGCGTCGCAAGCCCTACCGCCAGCCTGGGCATCCCGCTGCTGCCAGGGGCCACCGGCACGCTGCTCTATGGCCAGTATGCCGAGGATGTCTTCTCGTGCGATATCTACTGGGTCGAGGCATCCTCGCGCTCGTACGCCAAGCTGCTAGGCGGCGGGCGCAGCACCGCAGCCGCGCTCGCGCCCGATAAGCTGCGCTTCGCCACGGTGGAAGGCAATGTCGTCTACATGCGCTTGCTCAGCGGCGAGCGCATTGGCCAGATCAGCGATAGCGGTAAATTTGCCCGCTACCCGGTCTTCTCACCCGATGGCCGCCAGCTGGCATATACCGAGGCCGCCGCGCGCAATGGCGCGTACCGGCTGGTGATCGTCGATCTCGATACCGGCGAGCATCGCTACCCCGGCCCCAGCAACCTTGGCTGGATCGCCTGGTCATCGCAGGGCCTAACCTACGCCGCCCCCGCCCGGCCCGGTGCGCCGCAGGACATCTTTGTCCTGCGGGCCGACGGCGCGGCCCGCAACCTCACCAATACGCCGACTGTTGAAGAGGACTTCCCATCGTGGTCGCATGATGGTGCCACGCTGCTGTTTACCGCCAGCACGCCCGGTGATCTGAACAGCCGCCAGATCTACCGCGCGGATGCCGATGGCGGCCACCGCACCCAGCTCACACGCTCGGCTGGCCCGCACACCAACGCGGCGCTCTCGCCCGATGGCAACTGGGTTGCCTATGTGTCGCGCGCCGCCGGGGGGCGCTTTCAGCTCTGGGCTATGCGCGCCGACGGCTCCGACCCGCACCAGCTGATGGCTGGCAGCGAGGGCCAGTTCTACCTCCGCTGGGAACAATAAAAACGCGCTCGAGCTTGGCTCGGCGCGTTTTCTGTATTTTCTACCGCTTGCGGCCCTAGGCGCTCTGGCGCT encodes the following:
- a CDS encoding protein kinase; translated protein: MLAPATLLQDRYRIERLLGTGGFARVYLAHDQRLQRFVAIKELSAEKLEEHDRPMALKLFAQEARMLAQLDHAGLTKVWDYFQHEDRAFLVMEYVPGPTLRELVLAHGAPFPDELTVACGLCLCDVFQYLHQHQPPIIFRDLKPGNVIIESHRAVEEMPADPTSLQLKLIDFGIARLFKPEQSADTMIVGTPGYAAPEQYGHGQTDTRSDIYSLGATLHHLASGQPPAGLFLPGLPEIRPDVSPALARVVARATALKPEERYQSIDHLRRDLVAVASAPYYPAATVRLTPRPTVPLLPSTQPPPQPASSMPAMLVLIVVVIVGVVGGAGALIAAWGGQRSAGGAMLPSVASPTASLGIPLLPGATGTLLYGQYAEDVFSCDIYWVEASSRSYAKLLGGGRSTAAALAPDKLRFATVEGNVVYMRLLSGERIGQISDSGKFARYPVFSPDGRQLAYTEAAARNGAYRLVIVDLDTGEHRYPGPSNLGWIAWSSQGLTYAAPARPGAPQDIFVLRADGAARNLTNTPTVEEDFPSWSHDGATLLFTASTPGDLNSRQIYRADADGGHRTQLTRSAGPHTNAALSPDGNWVAYVSRAAGGRFQLWAMRADGSDPHQLMAGSEGQFYLRWEQ